The Actinosynnema mirum DSM 43827 genomic interval CGCCGCGAAGAACCCCCCGGCCTCCCGCCGGGCCGCCGCCACGTCCGCGAAGCGCGACGCGTCGGTCAGCGGCAGCCCGGACAGCGCCGACAGCGCGGCGCACCCGGCGTCGGAGCGCAGGTACGCCACGTCGTCGAGGCTGAAGCCGTACCCCACGACTAGACCTTGCGACCCGTCACGGACACGTTGTAGAACACCTCGCGCGGCAGGACCTTGGCCAGCACGTTCTCATCCACCCAGGACAGCCGCTGCCACGTCCGGTAGGCGAACATCGCCCACCCGAACCCGAGCTTCTCCCTGGGCACGGCCGCCTCGAAGGTGCGCACCGGCCACCCGAACAGCGCGGCCGACAGCTCCTCCGTCACCGCCTTGACCTGCTCGGCCCCGGCCTCCCGCGCGACCCCCTCCAGCTCGCCGGGGTCGAACGTGTGCAGGTCCACCACGGCCTCCAGCGCCGCCGCGCGCGAGGACTCGTCGAGCTCCTCCTGCGGGCGCCGCCAGTCGCTGAGCACCGGAACGGCCTTGGTCAGGTTCGTGGTGGCCCACCAGGTGAGCTGCCCGAGCTTGCGCGCGTAGAAGTTGCCGATGTTCGTGGGGTCGCCCGCGAACACGAACCGCCCGCCGGGCTTGAGCACCCGCAGCACCTCGCGCATCGCGGCGGGGATGTCCGGGATGTGGTGCAGCACCGCGTGCCCGACCACGAGGTCGAACGTGTTGTCGTCGTACGGGATGCGCTCGGCGTCGGCGACCCGCCCGTCCACGTCCAGCCCGAGGTTCCGCGCGTTGCGCAGCGCCACCTCGACCATGCCGGGCGACAGGTCCGTCACCGAGCCCTTCTCGATCACCCCGCCCTGCATGAGGTTCAGCAGGAAGAACCCGGTGCCGCAGCCCAGCTCCAGCGCGTGCCCGTACGGGCCCTCGCCGCCGGAGACGGCGCGGAACCGGTCGACGGCGTAGGTGATGCAGCGCTCGTCGTAGGAGATGGACCACTTCTCGTCGTAGGTCCCCGCCTCCCAGTCGTGGTACAGCACGTTGGCGAGCTTGGGGTCGCCGTAGGCGGCCTTCACCTCGTCCTCGGTGGCGTGCGGGTGCGGCTTCGGGTCGGTCTGGGGGGCCTCGACGCCGGGGGTGCCGGTCGTGGGGTCACTTGCCACTGAACTTCGCCTTTCCGGGCCCGTTCTCGATGAACGACCTCATGCCGGTCTTCTGGTCCTCGGTGGCGAACATCGCCGCGAACAGCTGGGTCTCCAGCCGGAGCCCGCTGCCGAGGTCGGTGTCCAGCCCGCCGTCGATCGCGGCCTTGGCGGCGGCGTAGGCCCGCGCGGGCCCGGCCGTGAACTGCCCGGCCCACCGCAGCGCGGCGGCGTGCACGTCGTCCGGGGCCACCACCTCGTCGACCATGCCGATGCGCAGCGCCTCCTCGGCGCCGACGAACCGGCCGGTGTAGATCAGGTCCTTGGCGCGGGACGGCCCGATCAGCCGGGGCAGCCGCTGCGTGCCGCCCATGCCGGGGATGACGCCGAGCAGGATCTCGGGCTGCCCGACCTTGGCGTTGTCGCCCGCGATCCGCCGGTCCGCGCACAGCGCCAGCTCGAACCCGCCGCCGAGCGCGTAGCCGGTGATGGCCGCGACGGTCGGCTTCGGGATCTCCTCGACGGCCCGCAGCGCCGAGCTGAACCCGGCGGCGCGCTCGGCCATCTCGGCGTAGGACAGGTCGGCCATCTCCTTGATGTCCGCGCCCGCCGCGAACACCTTCGGACCGCCGTAGACGACCACCGCGCGCACGTCGGCCCGCGCGGACGCCTCGGTGGCGGCGGCCCTGATCTCCTCCTGGACCTGCCGGTTGAGGGCGTTCATCGGCGGCCGGTCGAGCCGGATGGTTCCGATCCCGTCGGAGACTTCGAGCCGTGCGAACTCAGCCACAGGTCCTCCTCGACCTCGCTCGGGCGCCGCGCCGCCGGGTGGGACCGGGGCGCGCGGGCGCGCGGGGGCCGCCCGAGGCACGCGCGTGCCTGCCGGGCCCGAACCGCGAGCACGACGCTACTACTCGGTAGCCCCCGCTTCGGCGGCACCGGCCTTGCGCCGGGCGAAGTAGCGGTCGCCCGCGCGCTGGAGCTCCAGCGGCTGGTCGAAGGTCTTCGCCAGGTTGTCCTCGGTGAGCACGTCGTCCAGCAGGCCCTGCGCGACGATCGCGCCCTCGCGCAGCAGCAGCGCGTGCGTGAAGCCCGGCGGGATCTCCTCGACGTGGTGCGTGACCAGCACGCTCGCCGGCGCGTCCGGGTCGAGCGCCAGCTCGGACAGCCGGGCGACCAGGTCCTCGCGGGCGCCGAGGTCGAGCCCGGACGCGGGCTCGTCCAGCAGCAGCAGCTCCGGGTCGGTCATGAGCGCCCTGGCGATGAGCACGCGCTTGCGCTCGCCGTCGGACAGGGTGCCGAACTCGCGCTCGGCCAGGTGCTCGACGCCCAGGGTGCCCAGCAGCTCGCGGGCCCGCCCGGTGTCCAGCCGGTCGTAGTGCTCGCGCCAGCGGCCCATGATCGCGTACCCGGCGCTGACCACCACGTCGACGGCCTTCTCGTCGCGCGGGACGCGCCCCATGAGCGCGTTCGTGCACAGGCCGATGCGGGTGCGCAGCTCGAACACGTCGGTGCGCCCGATCCGCTCGCCCAGCACCGTCAGCTCGCCCTCGCTGGGGTGCACCTCGGCGCTGGCCAGCCGGAGCAGGGTGGTCTTGCCCGCCCCGTTCGGGCCGAGCACCACCCAGCGCTCGTCCAGCTCGACGCCCCACTCGACGCCGCCGACCAGAGTGGCCTGCCCGCGCCGGACCGACACGCCCCGCATGTCGATGACCAGATCCTCGTTCTCCACGCCGCCCCGCCTCGCCAGACACCAACGCCACCCCCATTCTCGGGGAAAGCGGGCCGCGCGCCGAACAGCGGGGTGAGCCCATCCGGGTGGCGGTGACCGGGATCACCGGCGAAGTGGCTGATCGTGCCCGCGCGAGCGCGGTCCGCCGCAGTCCCGGCCCAGCCGAAACGATCAAATCCTGCGACCATCGACGCATGGCTGCCGAACCCATCGTGCTCGCGGGCCGCCCGTTCCCCCTGGGGGCCCACCCGGAGGCGGGCGGGGTCCGCTTCGCCGTGTCCGCGCCCCCGGCGCACGCCGTCGAGGTGTGCCTGGTCGACGAGGACGGGTCGGAGCGCAGGGTGGAGCTGACCGAGCGGACGTTCGGCGTCTGGCACGGCCTGATCCCCGGCGTCACCCCCGGTCAGCGCTACGGGTACCGGGTGCACGGCCCGTACGACCCGTCGCGGGGCCTGCGCTGCAACCCGGCGAAGCTGCTCGTGGACCCGTACGCGCGGCGGATCACCGGCAAGGTGACCGACCTGGACGCGGTGCTCGGCTACACGGGCGACCCGATGCTCGGGCCGCCGTCCGCGGTGGACTCGCTGGGGTCCGCGCCGCTGTCCGTGGTGGCCTCGCCCGGCGGGCCGGACACGGGCGTGAAGCCTGAGGTGCCGTTCGAGGAGGCGGTGCTGTACGAGCTGCACGTGCGCGGGTTCACGAAGCTGCACCCGGACGTCCCGCCGAAGCTGCGCGGCACCTACCTGGGGCTCGCCCACCCGGCGGCCGTGGAGCACCTGGTGCGGTTGGGCGTGACGTCGGTGGAGCTGCTGCCGGTGCACGCGTTCATCGATGAGCAGGGCCTCACCCGCGCGGGCAGGCGCAACTACTGGGGGTACACGCCGCTGTCGTACTTCGCGCCGCACCCGGACTACGCGTCGGTACCCGGCGAGGAGGTCGAGGAGTTCCGCACGATGGTCGCGGCGCTGCACGCGGTCGGCATCGAAGTGATCATGGACGTGGTGTTCAACCACACCTGCGAGGGCGGCCCGGACGGCCCGACGCTGTCCTACCGGGGGTACGACGCGCCCGGCTACTACCTGCACACCGACGGCGGCAGCACGCTCGACATCACCGGCTGCGGCAACACCCTGGAGGCCGGGTCGCCGCAGGTGGTGCGGATGGTCACCGACTCGCTGCGGTACTGGACCACCGAGATGGGCGTGGACGGGTTCCGGTTCGACCTGGCGTCCACGCTCGGCAGGCCCGGCGGCGGCTGGTTCGACCGGTCGTCGGCGATGCTGACCGCGATCACCTCGGACCCGGTGCTGTCCACCTGCAAGCTGATCGCCGAGCCGTGGGACGCCACCGGCGACGGCTACCGGGTCGGCGACTTCGGGGTGCAGTGGGCGGAGTGGAACGGGCGGTACCGGGACACCGTGCGGGACTTCTGGCGCGGGTCGACCGGGGTGCGCGACCTGGCCTACCGGCTGTCCGGGTCCTCCGACCTGTACGCCGACGACCTGCGGCGGCCCTGGCAGTCGATCAACTTCGTGACCGCGCACGACGGGTTCACCCTGCGCGACCTGGTCTCGTACAACCACAAGCACAACGAGGCCAACGGCGAGGACAACCGCGACGGCACCGACGACAACCGGTCGTGGAACTGCGGCGTCGAGGGCGAGACCGACAACCCTGCGGTGCTGGCGCTGCGGGCGCGGCAGGCCAGGAACCTGCTGGCGGTGCTGCTGCTGTCCACCGGGACGCCGATGCTGACGGCGGGCGACGAGCTGTGGCGCACGCAGGGCGGGAACAACAACGCCTACTGCCTGGACGACGAGACGTCCTGGGTGGACTGGGCGCCCACGCCCGAGGTCGACGCGATGACGGCGTTCACCCGGCGGGTGATCTCGCTGCGGGCGGACAGCCCGGCGCTGCGGCAGCCGGAGTTCTTCGAGGGGCGGCGGCACGGCGAGCCGGACCTGGTGTGGTTCCGGGCCGACGGCGAGGAGATGGCGGAGACCGACTGGTTCGACGAGGGCAGGCGGTTCCTGGGGATGTGGATCGACGGGTCGACGAGCCTGTCACGCACCAGGGACGGCGAGCTGGTGTCGGACGACTCGTGGCTGCTGCTGGTGAACGCGGCGGCGGACGCGGTGGACGTGCGGCTGCCGTCGGCGGAGTACGGGACGCGGTACGAGCCGGCGCTGGACTCCAGCACGCCGGACGGGGCGCCCGCGGCGGCCGGTGAGGCGCTGAAGGCGGGGGCGTCGATGTCCCTGATGGGGCGGTCGCTGGTGCTGCTGCGGGTGCCGGAGTAGAGGGCCGGTCCGGGGGCGCCGGGGTGGCGCGGGGCCGGTCCGGTACCGCCGGGCGCCGTCTCGTGGGGCGGGGCGGCGGGCCCAGCGGGTGCGGCCGGACGCCGGGCCACGGACGGCGGTACCTCGGCGGCGGAGGTTTTCCTGACTGGTGGGAGCAGCCGCGTGGAACGCCGCGACGTGCGACGATGCGTCCGTGGCCCTGTTCTGGAGCGACCGCACGGTCGACCTGCTGCTGGTCGCCTCCTGCGGCTGTAGCGGGACGCGACGCGCTCCCGGCCGCTGAGCGATCGGCTCGCCGCCACCCGCCCGCGCGCTGCGCCGCCGCGGGTCCCAGCGTCGCGTCTCCCCCACGTCAGCACTCCCGAACGTGGCACCCAGGAGCCGTCATGCCCACGACCCAGATCCGTCCTGCCCGCCCCGCCCGTCCTGCCAGTCCTGTCGGCGAGGCCGCCGCCGACCTGCACCCCCGGTTCGACGCGGACCCCCTGCGGGCCCTGCTGCACCCCGGCCGCGACCTGTGGACCCCGTCGCAGCTGCGCGAGCTGACCACCTCGGTGGCGTCGGGCTTCCGCGCCGAGCTGACCGACCTGGTCCGGTACACCCGCCCGCAGCGCTGGTGGGCGCGCCTGGGCCTGACCGAGGGCGTCGAGCTGTGGCTGCTGTCCTGGGCGCCCGGCCAGGGCACGGAGCCGCACGACCACGGCGGCGCGGCGGGCTCGTTCACCGTGCTGGAGGGCGAGCTGCACGAGGACTTCCGGCACCCCGGCGGCCAGGTCGGCACCGCGACCAGGCGGGCGGGCGCCGCGCTGGGCTTCGGCGCGGGCCGGGCGCACCAGGTGCGCAACACCTCGGAGGCGAACGCGTCGAGCGTGCACGCCTACTCGCCCCCGCTGGTCCCGACCCGCGACTACCGCAGCCTGTGGGACATCCCGACCACCATCCCGCCCCTGCCCGCGCACCGGCTCCCCCTGGACCGGCTGCGCGAGCTGGCCGACCTGGAGGGCCCGTGAGCGAGAGCGAGCTGCACACCGCACGTCCGGAGGACGCAGGGGTAGGGAGCGCAGAAGCGAGGAGCGCAGAGGCGAGGAGGGCAGAGGCGGGTGTGGCGGACCCGGCGGGCGCGGGTTCGGCGGGCGCGGGCGCGCTGGACGCGCGGTTGGCGCGGGCGCGGGAGGGTCTCGACCGGTTGTCCCCGCAGCGCCTGCACGAGCTGCTGGGCGGCGGGCGCGGTGGCGAACCCGGTGACGGGCCCGGTGGCACGCCCGACGACGTGTCCGGTGACGCGCCCGACGGCGGCCCCGGGCGCGCCGCCGACGTGCTGGTGGTCGACATCCGCCCCGAGCACAACCGGGCGGCCGAGGGCGAGATCCCCGGTTCGGTGCCGGTGGAGCGGATCGTGCTGGAGTGGCGGCTCGACCCGTTCGGCGGGTTCCGGCTGCCGGGCTTCACCGCCGCGACCCGCGTGGTGGTCGTCTGCAACGAGGGCTACGCCTCCTCGCTGGCCGCCCGCGACCTGCGGGAGCTGGGCCTGCCCCTGGCCACCGACCTGGCGGGCGGCTTCCGGGGCTACGCGGCGGCGGGCCTGCCCGTGCGCCCCGGCCCCACCGACGCGGTCCGCTGACCCCGCGCCCACCACCCGCCACCCGCCACCCGCACCTCCATCCGCACACCGCGCGCACCACCACCCGCGCACGGCCTCCGCGCCCGACGGGTCGCGCCCCCACCCCCGCGCCCCTCCGGCAGTGCGCCGCCACCCACCTCCCCACCCGCCCCCGCCACTCACCCCTTCGGCCCACCGCCCCGCCCGATCGGCCCCCCGAACCCCCCGTTCCCCGCCCATTCCCCGCCCGCTCCCCCACCGCTCACACGTTCGGGTTACCGATGTCGCCGGGAGCGGGTAGCGTCCGCACACCGTGTGGAAGCTGCTGACCGCCCTGGTCCCCCTGACGCTCCTGCTCTGGGGCCTGTCCGGTTACCCCCTGGCCCTGCTGGGGGCGGTGCTCGGCGCGTTCGCCTGCCTGGCGCTGCTCGTGCTCGGGCAGGTGCTCGGCGCGCTGGCGCTGTCCGTCCGGGTCTCCCAGCTGACCATCGGCGTCGGCTCCGAGCTCAAGACCTGGAACGGCGAGGGCCGCCGGGTCGTGCTGCGGAGCATCCCGCTGCTGTTCACGGTCATCCTCACCTCGGTGAAGTCGCCCGTCCGCCCCCGCCTGTGGGGCACGGCCCTCACCGCCGTCCTGCTCACCGCCGCCGCCGTCACCGCCGCCTGGTTCGCCGCCTCGAACCCGCTCGCGCGCGGGTTCGCCGTCGCGGGCACGGCCGTGCTGGTCAACGCGCTGGTCCCCCGCCGGGGCGCGGGCCTGACCTCGATGGGCTGGTTCCTGTTCGCCCTGCCCCGGCTGTCCGGCAGGCCGCTGGCCGAGCTGGAGGCCACCCCCGCCGTCAACCGGGCGGTGACCGCGCTGGAGTCCGGCGACCTGGACGAGGCCGAGCGCATCGCCGACGAGCTGGTGGCCGCGCACCCCGACCTGCTGGTCGCGGTCGGCTCCAAGACCGGCGTGCTCACCCTGCGCGGCAAGCACGCGGAGGCGTTGAAGCTGGTCAGCGGGCTGGTCGGCCGCCCCGACCTGAACCAGCGCGACATGGCGTTCCTGATGGCCGAGATGGCCAGCACCACCGCGAACGCCGTGGAGGCCGGGATGCTGCCCGCCGAGGTCGGGCTGGGCGCGGCGCAGCGGGCGCTCGACGGCGCGATCCAGCTCGGCTTCCCGTCCTACCGGTGCAGCGGCGTCGTCGCCCAGCTGTCCCTGATCACCGGCGACGTCGAGACCGCGCTGCAGATGGCCCGCCAGGCGGCCGAGGTGAGCGAGAGCTCGCTCTCCCGCGCCGACGCGCTCGCCTCGGTGGCCAGGGCGCACATGGCGGCGGGCGACAACGCCGCCGCCCGCGAGGCGCTCGCCGAGGCCGAGCAGCTGGCGGGCTGGTCGCCCAGGGTCGCGGAGACCTCGGCCCGGCTGAACATCGCCTGACCCCCGAGCGGCAGAAGGGCGGGCGCCGGAGGTCCGGCACCCGCCCTTCACCGCGTCCCAGCGGTCACCGCGTCCCAGCGGTCACCGCGTCCCAGCGGTCACCGCGTCGCGGCGGAACCCGGCGGTCACCCCGCCAGCACCACACGCCCCAGCTCGGCCCGCGAGGCCAGCAGCTCGTGCTTGGGCAGCACCCGGACCGTGTACCCGACGCCACCCGCGTGCGGCAGGGTCAGGTCGACCTCGTAGTCCTCGCCGCCCACGTGCCGCATCGGGGTGGTCACCGCGTCGACCAGCTCGTCGCCGTCGCCGACCCGCCCCAGCACGGCCTGCACGTCCACCTCGCCCGGCTCCAGCCCGGCCAGGTCGACCCGCGCCCGCACCGACACCGGCGCGCCCAGCACCGGGGTGCCCTCGCCCAGCCGGATCTCCGAGTCGAGCACCCGCACCCGCGCCCACGAGGACCGCAGCCGCTGCCGGTACGCCGACAGCTCCTTCGCGCCCCGGTACCCGTCGCCGACCACGGCCTCGGCCGACCCGGCGGCGGGCGCGTACAGCTCCTCCACGTACTCCCGCACCATCCGGGACGCCTGCACCGACGGCCCGAGCGAGGCCAGGGTGTGCCTGACCATCGCCAGCCACCCGCGCGGCGCCCCGTCGGTCCGGTCGTAGAACAGCGGGGCCACCTGGTTGCCCAGCAGCTCGTAGAGCGCCGTCGCCTCCAGGTCGTCGCGCCGGGTCGGGTCGCCGACGCCGTCGGCGGTGGGGATGGCCCACCCGTTGGACCCGTCGTACAGCTCGTCCCACCAGCCGTCGCGGATCGACAGGTTCAGGCCGCCGTTGAGCGCCGACTTCATGCCGGACGTGCCGCACGCCTCCAGCGGGCGCATCGGGTTGTTCAGCCAGACGTCGCAACCCCAGTAGAGGAACCGGGCCATCGACATGTCGTAGTCCGGCAGGAACACGATGCGGTGGCGCACGCCCGCGTCGTCGGCGAACCGCACGATCTGCTGGATGAGCGCCTTGCCGCCGTCGTCGGCCGGGTGCGACTTGCCCGCCACGACCAGCTGCACCGGCCGCTCCGGGTGCAGCAGCATCGAGCGCAGGCGTTCGGGGTCGCGCAGCATGAGGGTGAGCCGCTTGTACGTGGGCACCCGCCGGGCGAAGCCGACGGTGAGCACGTCCGGGTCGAACACGTCGTCGGTCCAGCCCAGCTCCAGCGCGGACGCCCCGCGCTGCAACCACGACGCCCTGGTGCGCCGCCGCACCTCGTCGACGAGCTTGCCGCGCAGGTGCCCGCGCAGCTCCCACAGCTCCTCGTCGGAGATCTCCGCGCCCTCGACCACGGCGCTCATCCGGGCGTCCGCCCAGGTGGGGCCGTGCACGCCGTTGGTGACGGAGCCGATGGGCACCTCGGCGGTGTCGAAGCCCGGCCACAGGCCGCGGAACATGTCCCGGCTGACCGTGCCGTGCAGCTTGGAGACGCCGTTGGCGCGCTGCGCCAGCCGCAGGCCCATGTGGGCCATGTTGAACAGGCCGGGGTTCTCCTCGGCGCCCAGCGCGAGGACCCGCTGGGTGCTCACGCCCGGCAGCAGCTCCTCGTCGCCGAAGTAGTGCTGCACGAGGTCGACGGGGAACCGGTCGATGCCCGCGGGCACCGGGGTGTGCGTGGTGAAGACGGTGCCCGCGCGGACGGCGGCGAGGGCCTGGTCGAAGTCCAGCCCGTCGCCGGTGACCAGCTCGCGGATGCGCTCCAGGCCCAGGAACCCGGCGTGGCCCTCGTTGGTGTGGAACACCTCGGGACCGGCGTGGCCGGTGGCCTCGCAGAACGCCCGCACGGCGCGCACGCCGCCGATGCCCGCGAGGATCTCCTGGCGGATGCGGTGGTCCTGGTC includes:
- the glgX gene encoding glycogen debranching protein GlgX — protein: MAAEPIVLAGRPFPLGAHPEAGGVRFAVSAPPAHAVEVCLVDEDGSERRVELTERTFGVWHGLIPGVTPGQRYGYRVHGPYDPSRGLRCNPAKLLVDPYARRITGKVTDLDAVLGYTGDPMLGPPSAVDSLGSAPLSVVASPGGPDTGVKPEVPFEEAVLYELHVRGFTKLHPDVPPKLRGTYLGLAHPAAVEHLVRLGVTSVELLPVHAFIDEQGLTRAGRRNYWGYTPLSYFAPHPDYASVPGEEVEEFRTMVAALHAVGIEVIMDVVFNHTCEGGPDGPTLSYRGYDAPGYYLHTDGGSTLDITGCGNTLEAGSPQVVRMVTDSLRYWTTEMGVDGFRFDLASTLGRPGGGWFDRSSAMLTAITSDPVLSTCKLIAEPWDATGDGYRVGDFGVQWAEWNGRYRDTVRDFWRGSTGVRDLAYRLSGSSDLYADDLRRPWQSINFVTAHDGFTLRDLVSYNHKHNEANGEDNRDGTDDNRSWNCGVEGETDNPAVLALRARQARNLLAVLLLSTGTPMLTAGDELWRTQGGNNNAYCLDDETSWVDWAPTPEVDAMTAFTRRVISLRADSPALRQPEFFEGRRHGEPDLVWFRADGEEMAETDWFDEGRRFLGMWIDGSTSLSRTRDGELVSDDSWLLLVNAAADAVDVRLPSAEYGTRYEPALDSSTPDGAPAAAGEALKAGASMSLMGRSLVLLRVPE
- the glgP gene encoding alpha-glucan family phosphorylase → MRALRRFTVRASLPEPLSALGTLATNLRWTWHQPTQDLLASVDPVLWAESGDPLRVLSTASPDRLESLSRDEEFLGRLRAAAGDLDRYLTDDRWFQRRRAEQGDGAPLPSAIGYFSMEFGVTEALPNYSGGLGVLAGDHLKAASDLGVPLIAVGLLYHSGYFRQSLSLDGWQVEHYPVLDPRALPLELVTERSGAPVLVHVTMPGGRVLRAKVWKAQVGRVPLLLLDSDVEDNDEDLRGVTDRLYGGDQDHRIRQEILAGIGGVRAVRAFCEATGHAGPEVFHTNEGHAGFLGLERIRELVTGDGLDFDQALAAVRAGTVFTTHTPVPAGIDRFPVDLVQHYFGDEELLPGVSTQRVLALGAEENPGLFNMAHMGLRLAQRANGVSKLHGTVSRDMFRGLWPGFDTAEVPIGSVTNGVHGPTWADARMSAVVEGAEISDEELWELRGHLRGKLVDEVRRRTRASWLQRGASALELGWTDDVFDPDVLTVGFARRVPTYKRLTLMLRDPERLRSMLLHPERPVQLVVAGKSHPADDGGKALIQQIVRFADDAGVRHRIVFLPDYDMSMARFLYWGCDVWLNNPMRPLEACGTSGMKSALNGGLNLSIRDGWWDELYDGSNGWAIPTADGVGDPTRRDDLEATALYELLGNQVAPLFYDRTDGAPRGWLAMVRHTLASLGPSVQASRMVREYVEELYAPAAGSAEAVVGDGYRGAKELSAYRQRLRSSWARVRVLDSEIRLGEGTPVLGAPVSVRARVDLAGLEPGEVDVQAVLGRVGDGDELVDAVTTPMRHVGGEDYEVDLTLPHAGGVGYTVRVLPKHELLASRAELGRVVLAG
- a CDS encoding ABC transporter ATP-binding protein, yielding MRGVSVRRGQATLVGGVEWGVELDERWVVLGPNGAGKTTLLRLASAEVHPSEGELTVLGERIGRTDVFELRTRIGLCTNALMGRVPRDEKAVDVVVSAGYAIMGRWREHYDRLDTGRARELLGTLGVEHLAEREFGTLSDGERKRVLIARALMTDPELLLLDEPASGLDLGAREDLVARLSELALDPDAPASVLVTHHVEEIPPGFTHALLLREGAIVAQGLLDDVLTEDNLAKTFDQPLELQRAGDRYFARRKAGAAEAGATE
- a CDS encoding cysteine dioxygenase is translated as MPTTQIRPARPARPASPVGEAAADLHPRFDADPLRALLHPGRDLWTPSQLRELTTSVASGFRAELTDLVRYTRPQRWWARLGLTEGVELWLLSWAPGQGTEPHDHGGAAGSFTVLEGELHEDFRHPGGQVGTATRRAGAALGFGAGRAHQVRNTSEANASSVHAYSPPLVPTRDYRSLWDIPTTIPPLPAHRLPLDRLRELADLEGP
- a CDS encoding rhodanese-like domain-containing protein — translated: MSGDAPDGGPGRAADVLVVDIRPEHNRAAEGEIPGSVPVERIVLEWRLDPFGGFRLPGFTAATRVVVVCNEGYASSLAARDLRELGLPLATDLAGGFRGYAAAGLPVRPGPTDAVR
- a CDS encoding enoyl-CoA hydratase/isomerase family protein, translated to MAEFARLEVSDGIGTIRLDRPPMNALNRQVQEEIRAAATEASARADVRAVVVYGGPKVFAAGADIKEMADLSYAEMAERAAGFSSALRAVEEIPKPTVAAITGYALGGGFELALCADRRIAGDNAKVGQPEILLGVIPGMGGTQRLPRLIGPSRAKDLIYTGRFVGAEEALRIGMVDEVVAPDDVHAAALRWAGQFTAGPARAYAAAKAAIDGGLDTDLGSGLRLETQLFAAMFATEDQKTGMRSFIENGPGKAKFSGK
- a CDS encoding class I SAM-dependent methyltransferase produces the protein MASDPTTGTPGVEAPQTDPKPHPHATEDEVKAAYGDPKLANVLYHDWEAGTYDEKWSISYDERCITYAVDRFRAVSGGEGPYGHALELGCGTGFFLLNLMQGGVIEKGSVTDLSPGMVEVALRNARNLGLDVDGRVADAERIPYDDNTFDLVVGHAVLHHIPDIPAAMREVLRVLKPGGRFVFAGDPTNIGNFYARKLGQLTWWATTNLTKAVPVLSDWRRPQEELDESSRAAALEAVVDLHTFDPGELEGVAREAGAEQVKAVTEELSAALFGWPVRTFEAAVPREKLGFGWAMFAYRTWQRLSWVDENVLAKVLPREVFYNVSVTGRKV